The following are encoded together in the Streptomyces rapamycinicus NRRL 5491 genome:
- a CDS encoding TetR family transcriptional regulator, producing the protein MTTDEAVAGTTTPPPAGLRERKKRRTRSALVRSALELFTRQGYERTTVDEIAEAVEVSQRTFFRYFANKEEVAFASQEAAECHFFAALCGRPAGEAPLAALRGAILDAWGNIGEAIEQLVSPELHMRMYRVIESTPSLLAVHLRRTAEMEERLAREIARREELDIDADPRPRLVVAMFGGVIRVAGKLWTEGEEDSVVTLRDLTAFHLDYVGPTLAGKWDK; encoded by the coding sequence GTGACGACGGACGAGGCAGTGGCGGGCACGACGACGCCACCACCGGCCGGGCTGCGCGAGCGCAAGAAGCGGCGGACGCGGAGCGCCCTGGTGCGCTCCGCACTGGAGTTGTTCACCCGTCAGGGATACGAGCGGACGACGGTCGACGAGATCGCCGAGGCGGTCGAGGTCTCCCAGCGCACCTTCTTCCGGTACTTCGCCAACAAGGAGGAGGTCGCCTTCGCGAGCCAGGAGGCGGCCGAGTGCCACTTCTTCGCCGCCCTGTGCGGACGCCCCGCGGGCGAGGCGCCACTGGCCGCGCTGCGCGGCGCGATCCTCGACGCCTGGGGGAACATCGGAGAGGCCATCGAGCAGCTGGTGTCGCCCGAGCTCCATATGCGGATGTACCGGGTGATCGAGTCCACGCCGAGCCTGCTCGCGGTCCATCTGCGCCGCACCGCGGAGATGGAGGAGCGGCTGGCGCGCGAGATCGCCCGCCGCGAGGAGCTGGACATCGACGCCGATCCGCGGCCGCGGCTGGTGGTCGCGATGTTCGGCGGGGTGATCCGGGTGGCCGGGAAGCTGTGGACCGAGGGTGAGGAGGACAGCGTCGTCACATTGCGAGACCTCACCGCGTTCCATCTTGATTACGTGGGTCCCACCCTTGCCGGAAAATGGGATAAGTAG
- a CDS encoding MFS transporter has translation MTSSTTVADSASEPPIADAPKGLRGHPWLTLLTVALGVTMVALDGTIVAIANPAIQKDLGASLADVQWITNGYLLALAVALITAGKLGDRFGHRQTFLIGVVGFAISSAAIGFSGEVSLVVAFRVLQGLCGALLMPAALGLLRATFPAEKLNMAIGIWGAVIGASTAAGPIVGGLLVEHVNWQSVFFINAPVGVLAMVLGLLLLVDHRAEKAPRSFDIPGIVLLSGAMFCLIWALINAADWHWTDQRTLLFLGLAAVCFGVFVFWENRTAEPLLPLSMFRSVPLSAGTVLMLLMAFGFMGGLFFVTFYLQNVHGMSPVDSGLRLLPLTAMMIVASPLAGALITKFGPRTPLVVAMAITAVAMFGMSRLDVDSGGVEMAVWFALLGLGLGPVMVGATEVIVGNAPIQHAGVAGGLQQAAMQVGGSLGTAVLGAVMAGRVDSALPDKWAGAGLPPMPEGAESKASDAVEVGIAPVPKGTPPEVAGKITAVAHDTFVSGMGLAFTVAAVVSAVAALVAAFTKRGENAEASGGAVHI, from the coding sequence ATGACCTCTTCGACCACCGTCGCCGATTCGGCGTCGGAACCTCCCATAGCCGATGCCCCGAAGGGGCTTCGGGGTCATCCATGGCTGACGCTTCTCACCGTCGCCCTCGGTGTGACGATGGTCGCCCTCGACGGCACGATCGTCGCCATCGCCAATCCGGCCATTCAGAAAGACCTCGGCGCCTCGCTCGCCGATGTGCAGTGGATCACCAATGGCTATCTGCTGGCCCTCGCCGTCGCGCTGATCACGGCGGGCAAGCTGGGTGACCGCTTCGGCCACCGGCAGACCTTCCTCATCGGCGTCGTCGGCTTCGCCATCTCCTCGGCCGCCATCGGCTTCTCCGGCGAGGTGTCGCTCGTCGTGGCGTTCCGGGTGCTGCAGGGCCTGTGCGGCGCGCTGCTGATGCCCGCGGCGCTCGGGCTGCTGCGCGCCACCTTCCCGGCCGAGAAGCTCAACATGGCCATCGGCATCTGGGGCGCGGTGATCGGCGCCTCGACCGCCGCCGGGCCCATCGTCGGCGGACTGCTCGTCGAGCACGTCAACTGGCAGTCGGTCTTCTTCATCAACGCGCCCGTCGGCGTGCTGGCCATGGTCCTCGGCCTGCTGCTCCTGGTGGACCACCGCGCGGAGAAGGCCCCGCGGTCCTTCGACATCCCCGGCATCGTGCTGCTGTCCGGTGCGATGTTCTGCCTCATCTGGGCGCTCATCAACGCCGCCGACTGGCACTGGACCGACCAGCGCACGCTGCTCTTCCTGGGCCTGGCGGCGGTCTGCTTCGGCGTTTTCGTCTTCTGGGAGAACCGGACGGCGGAGCCGCTGCTGCCGCTCAGCATGTTCCGCTCGGTGCCGCTGAGCGCGGGCACCGTGCTGATGCTGCTGATGGCCTTCGGCTTCATGGGCGGGCTGTTCTTCGTCACCTTCTATCTGCAGAACGTGCACGGGATGAGCCCCGTCGACAGCGGGCTGCGGCTGCTGCCGCTCACCGCGATGATGATCGTCGCCTCGCCGCTGGCCGGAGCGCTGATCACCAAGTTCGGGCCGCGGACGCCGCTGGTGGTCGCCATGGCGATCACTGCCGTGGCGATGTTCGGCATGTCCCGGCTGGACGTGGACAGCGGCGGTGTGGAGATGGCCGTGTGGTTCGCCCTGCTGGGCCTCGGCCTCGGCCCGGTCATGGTCGGCGCCACGGAGGTCATCGTCGGCAACGCCCCGATCCAGCACGCCGGTGTCGCCGGCGGCCTCCAGCAGGCCGCGATGCAGGTCGGCGGCAGCCTCGGTACGGCCGTCCTGGGCGCGGTCATGGCGGGCCGGGTGGACAGCGCGCTGCCGGACAAGTGGGCCGGCGCCGGGCTGCCGCCGATGCCCGAGGGCGCGGAGTCCAAGGCGTCGGACGCGGTCGAGGTCGGCATCGCCCCGGTCCCCAAGGGCACTCCGCCGGAGGTCGCGGGCAAGATCACGGCCGTCGCGCATGACACCTTCGTGTCAGGGATGGGGCTCGCCTTCACGGTGGCCGCCGTCGTCTCGGCGGTCGCGGCCCTGGTGGCGGCCTTCACCAAGCGCGGTGAGAACGCGGAGGCGTCCGGGGGCGCCGTCCACATCTGA
- a CDS encoding peptidase inhibitor family I36 protein codes for MHKIITAAVPALALAATLTAALAPAAAAARPAAPPRLGNCAAGQLCLWRSGGFTGARQTHELADVDIESCVPLPSGTTAAALANRTGRPVTAYQSRECAETAEFHTYPTGTWAPETPYQVRAFKIWER; via the coding sequence ATGCACAAGATCATTACGGCCGCCGTCCCGGCCCTGGCCCTCGCCGCCACCCTCACCGCCGCCCTCGCCCCGGCCGCGGCCGCGGCCCGGCCCGCCGCACCACCGCGGCTGGGGAACTGCGCCGCCGGGCAGCTGTGCCTGTGGCGGAGCGGCGGCTTCACGGGGGCGCGCCAGACCCATGAACTGGCCGACGTCGACATCGAAAGCTGTGTCCCCCTGCCGTCCGGCACCACCGCCGCGGCCCTGGCGAACCGCACGGGCCGCCCGGTGACGGCCTATCAGAGCCGCGAATGCGCCGAGACGGCCGAGTTCCACACCTACCCCACCGGCACGTGGGCCCCCGAAACCCCGTACCAGGTCCGCGCCTTCAAGATCTGGGAACGCTGA
- the aceE gene encoding pyruvate dehydrogenase (acetyl-transferring), homodimeric type: MASGSDRNPIIIGGLPSQVPDFDPEETQEWLDSLDAAVDERGRERARYLMLRLIERARAKRVAVPEMRSTDYVNTIATKDEPFFPGNEEIERKVLNATRWNAAVMVSRAQRPGIGVGGHIATFASSASLYDVGFNHFFRGKDHDSGDQIFFQGHASPGIYARAFLLDRLSEDHLDGFRQEKSKLGHALSSYPHPRSMPDFWEFPTVSMGLGPLGAIFQARMNRYMEARGVADTSNSHVWAFLGDGEMDEPESLGQLSLAAREGLDNLTFVVNCNLQRLDGPVRGNGKIIQELESQFRGAGWNVIKLVWDRTWDPLLAQDRDGILVNRLNTTPDGQFQTYATETGSYIRDHFFGDDQRLRKMVEGMTDDQILHLGRGGHDHKKIYAAYSAAKAHKGQPTVILAQTVKGWTLGPNFEGRNATHQMKKLTVDDLKRFRDRLHLPIPDKELESGLPPYYHPGRDSEEIQYMHDRRKALGGYAPTRVVRAKPLQLPGDKTYATLKKGTGQQQIATTMAFVRLLKDLMRDKEIGKRFVPIAPDEYRTFGMDSLFPSAKIYSPLGQMYESVDRELLLAYKESPTGQMLHDGISEAGCTASLIAAGSAYATHGEPLIPVYVFYSMFGFQRTGDQFWQMADQLARGFVLGATAGRTTLTGEGLQHADGHSQLLASTNPAVVAYDPAFGFEIAHIVQDGLRRMYGENSEDVFYYLTVYNEPIQHPAEPDNVDREGILKGLYRYRQGEKGSVPAQILASGVAVPWALEAQRILAEDWNVKADVWSATSWNELRRDAVEVEEHNLLHPEEEQRVPYVTRKLADVEGPKVAVSDWMRAVPDQIARWVPGTYQSLGADGFGFADTRGAARRFFHIDAESIVLGVLTELARDGKIDRSALKQAIDRYQLLDVAAADPGPAGGDA; the protein is encoded by the coding sequence GTGGCTTCCGGATCCGATCGCAACCCGATCATCATTGGCGGCCTTCCCAGCCAGGTCCCGGACTTCGATCCCGAAGAGACCCAGGAATGGCTCGACTCGCTCGACGCAGCCGTCGATGAGCGAGGCCGGGAACGTGCCCGCTACCTGATGCTTCGCCTGATCGAGCGCGCCCGCGCGAAGCGCGTCGCCGTGCCCGAGATGCGCAGCACGGACTACGTCAACACCATCGCCACCAAGGACGAGCCGTTCTTCCCCGGCAACGAGGAGATCGAGCGCAAGGTCCTCAACGCGACCCGCTGGAACGCGGCCGTGATGGTCTCCCGGGCGCAGCGCCCGGGCATCGGGGTCGGTGGCCACATCGCCACCTTCGCCTCGTCGGCCTCGCTGTACGACGTGGGCTTCAACCACTTCTTCCGCGGCAAGGACCACGACAGCGGCGACCAGATCTTCTTCCAGGGCCATGCGTCCCCCGGCATCTACGCCCGTGCCTTCCTGCTCGACCGGCTGAGCGAGGACCACCTGGACGGATTCCGTCAGGAGAAGTCCAAGCTCGGTCACGCGCTGTCCAGCTACCCGCACCCGCGGTCGATGCCGGACTTCTGGGAGTTCCCGACGGTCTCCATGGGCCTGGGCCCGCTCGGCGCGATCTTCCAGGCGCGGATGAACCGCTATATGGAGGCGCGCGGCGTGGCCGACACCTCCAACTCCCACGTCTGGGCGTTCCTGGGCGACGGCGAGATGGACGAGCCGGAGTCGCTCGGCCAGCTCTCCCTGGCCGCCCGTGAGGGCCTGGACAACCTGACCTTCGTGGTCAACTGCAACCTCCAGCGGCTCGACGGCCCGGTGCGCGGCAATGGCAAGATCATCCAGGAGCTGGAGTCCCAGTTCCGCGGCGCCGGCTGGAACGTGATCAAGCTGGTCTGGGACCGCACCTGGGACCCGCTGCTGGCGCAGGACCGCGACGGCATCCTGGTCAACCGGCTGAACACGACGCCGGACGGTCAGTTCCAGACGTACGCGACCGAGACCGGCTCCTATATCCGCGACCACTTCTTCGGCGACGACCAGCGGCTGCGCAAGATGGTCGAGGGCATGACCGACGACCAGATCCTGCACCTGGGCCGCGGCGGTCACGACCACAAGAAGATCTACGCGGCGTACTCGGCGGCCAAGGCCCACAAGGGCCAGCCGACGGTGATCCTCGCGCAGACCGTCAAGGGCTGGACGCTCGGCCCGAACTTCGAGGGCCGCAACGCGACCCACCAGATGAAGAAGCTGACGGTCGACGACCTCAAGCGCTTCCGCGACCGGCTGCACCTGCCGATCCCGGACAAGGAGCTGGAGTCCGGCCTCCCGCCGTACTACCACCCGGGCCGGGACTCGGAGGAGATCCAGTACATGCACGACCGCCGCAAGGCGCTGGGCGGCTACGCGCCGACCCGTGTCGTGCGCGCCAAGCCGCTCCAGCTGCCGGGCGACAAGACCTACGCCACGCTGAAGAAGGGCACCGGTCAGCAGCAGATCGCCACCACCATGGCGTTCGTACGGCTGCTGAAGGACCTGATGCGGGACAAGGAGATCGGCAAGCGGTTCGTGCCGATCGCGCCCGACGAGTACCGCACCTTCGGCATGGACTCGCTCTTCCCCTCGGCGAAGATCTACTCGCCGCTGGGCCAGATGTATGAGTCGGTCGACCGTGAGCTGCTGCTGGCCTACAAGGAGTCGCCGACCGGCCAGATGCTGCACGACGGCATCTCCGAGGCGGGCTGTACGGCCTCGCTGATCGCGGCGGGCTCCGCGTACGCCACCCATGGCGAGCCGCTGATCCCGGTCTACGTCTTCTACTCGATGTTCGGCTTCCAGCGCACCGGTGACCAGTTCTGGCAGATGGCCGACCAGCTGGCACGCGGCTTCGTACTGGGCGCGACCGCCGGTCGTACGACCCTGACCGGTGAGGGCCTCCAGCACGCGGACGGCCACTCCCAGCTGCTGGCCTCGACCAACCCGGCGGTCGTCGCGTACGACCCGGCGTTCGGCTTTGAGATCGCCCATATCGTCCAGGACGGTCTGCGCCGGATGTACGGCGAGAACAGTGAGGACGTCTTCTACTACCTCACCGTCTACAACGAGCCGATCCAGCACCCGGCCGAGCCGGACAACGTGGACCGCGAGGGCATCCTCAAGGGCCTCTACCGCTACCGGCAGGGCGAGAAGGGCTCCGTACCGGCACAGATCCTCGCCTCCGGTGTCGCGGTGCCGTGGGCGCTCGAGGCCCAGCGCATCCTGGCCGAGGACTGGAACGTCAAGGCGGACGTCTGGTCGGCCACGTCCTGGAACGAGCTGCGCCGGGACGCCGTCGAGGTGGAGGAGCACAATTTGCTCCACCCGGAGGAGGAGCAGCGCGTTCCGTACGTCACCCGGAAGCTCGCGGACGTGGAGGGCCCGAAGGTGGCCGTCTCCGACTGGATGCGCGCGGTTCCCGACCAGATCGCACGCTGGGTGCCCGGCACGTACCAGTCGCTGGGCGCGGACGGCTTCGGCTTCGCCGACACCCGCGGCGCGGCGCGGCGCTTCTTCCACATCGACGCCGAGTCGATCGTGCTCGGCGTCCTGACGGAGCTGGCCCGCGACGGCAAGATCGACCGCTCGGCGCTCAAGCAGGCGATCGACCGCTACCAGCTCCTGGACGTGGCCGCCGCCGACCCGGGCCCGGCAGGCGGCGACGCGTAG
- a CDS encoding DUF3052 domain-containing protein produces the protein MSATADHAEERTNPAARLGFQPEQVVQEIGYDDDVDQELRESIEEITGQELVDEEYDDVADAVVLWFREDDGDLTDALVDAIQMIDDGAPVWLLTPKTGRDGYVEPSDINEAATTAGLSQTKSFNAGKDWTGSRLVTPKAARSGKR, from the coding sequence GTGAGCGCGACCGCGGACCACGCGGAGGAGCGGACCAACCCTGCCGCGAGGCTGGGTTTTCAGCCCGAACAGGTGGTCCAGGAGATCGGCTACGACGACGATGTCGACCAGGAGCTCCGCGAGTCCATCGAGGAGATCACCGGCCAGGAGCTCGTCGACGAGGAGTACGACGATGTGGCCGACGCCGTTGTGCTGTGGTTCCGGGAGGACGACGGCGACCTGACGGACGCGCTGGTGGACGCCATCCAGATGATCGACGACGGCGCACCGGTCTGGCTGCTGACGCCCAAGACCGGCCGTGACGGCTATGTCGAGCCGAGCGACATCAATGAGGCGGCGACCACTGCCGGCCTGTCCCAGACCAAGAGCTTCAACGCGGGCAAGGACTGGACGGGCAGCCGCCTGGTCACGCCCAAAGCCGCGCGCAGCGGCAAGCGCTGA
- a CDS encoding peroxiredoxin — protein sequence MAIEVGAKAPDFQLKNQHGESVRLSDFRGEKNVVLLFYPFAFTGVCTGELCALRDELPTFVNDDVQLLAVSNDSPFSLRVFAEQEGLEYPLLSDFWPHGETSRAYGVFDEDKGCAVRGTFVIDKEGVVRWTVVNGLPDARDLNDYAKALETL from the coding sequence ATGGCGATAGAGGTCGGCGCGAAGGCCCCTGACTTCCAGCTGAAGAACCAGCACGGCGAGTCGGTCAGGCTCTCCGACTTCCGGGGCGAGAAGAACGTCGTACTCCTCTTCTACCCGTTCGCCTTCACCGGCGTGTGCACCGGCGAGCTGTGCGCGCTCCGCGACGAGCTGCCGACGTTCGTCAACGACGACGTCCAGCTGCTGGCGGTCTCCAATGACTCGCCCTTCAGCCTGCGGGTCTTCGCCGAGCAGGAGGGCCTCGAGTACCCCCTGCTGTCGGACTTCTGGCCGCACGGCGAGACCAGCCGCGCCTACGGCGTCTTCGACGAGGACAAGGGCTGCGCGGTGCGCGGCACCTTCGTGATCGACAAGGAGGGCGTGGTGCGCTGGACGGTCGTCAACGGCCTGCCCGACGCCCGGGACCTGAACGACTACGCCAAGGCCCTGGAAACCCTGTAG
- a CDS encoding TerD family protein, which yields MGVSLSKGGNVSLTKEAPNLTAVVVGLGWDARTTTGTDFDLDASALLTNAEGKVGNDQNFVFFNNLKSPDGSVEHTGDNITGEGEGDDEQIKVNLAGVPADVAKIVFPVSIYDAETRQQSFGQVRNAFIRVVNQADGNELARYDLSEDASTETAMVFGELYRNGAEWKFRAIGQGYASGLRGIAQDFGVNV from the coding sequence GTGGGAGTCAGCCTCAGCAAGGGCGGCAACGTCTCGCTGACCAAGGAAGCCCCGAACCTGACCGCGGTCGTCGTGGGTCTCGGCTGGGACGCCCGTACCACCACGGGCACGGACTTCGACCTCGACGCCAGCGCCCTGCTGACCAACGCCGAGGGCAAGGTCGGCAACGATCAGAACTTCGTCTTCTTCAACAACCTCAAGAGCCCCGACGGCTCCGTGGAGCACACCGGTGACAACATCACCGGTGAGGGCGAGGGCGACGACGAGCAGATCAAGGTGAACCTGGCGGGCGTCCCCGCCGATGTCGCCAAGATCGTCTTCCCGGTGTCGATCTACGACGCCGAGACCCGTCAGCAGAGCTTCGGCCAGGTGCGCAACGCCTTCATCCGCGTGGTGAACCAGGCCGACGGCAATGAGCTCGCCCGCTACGACCTCTCCGAGGACGCCTCGACCGAGACCGCCATGGTCTTCGGCGAGCTGTACCGGAACGGCGCGGAGTGGAAGTTCCGCGCCATCGGCCAGGGGTACGCCTCGGGTCTGCGCGGCATCGCGCAGGACTTCGGCGTCAACGTCTGA
- a CDS encoding TerD family protein, translating to MGVTLAKGGNVSLSKAAPNLTQVLIGLGWDARSTTGAPFDLDASALLCQSGRVLGDEYFIFYNNLTSPEGSVEHTGDNLTGEGEGDDESLLIDLGKVPAEVDKIVFPVSIHEAEARRQTFGQVSNAFIRVVNQADGQELARYDLSEDASGETAMIFGEVYRYGGEWKFRAVGQGYASGLRGIALDFGVNVS from the coding sequence ATGGGCGTCACACTCGCCAAGGGGGGCAATGTCTCCCTCTCCAAAGCCGCTCCGAATCTCACACAGGTGCTCATCGGCCTGGGCTGGGACGCGCGCTCCACCACCGGAGCGCCGTTCGACCTCGACGCCAGTGCCCTGCTGTGCCAGTCGGGGCGGGTGCTCGGCGATGAGTACTTCATCTTCTACAACAACCTCACGAGCCCCGAGGGCTCCGTCGAGCACACCGGCGACAACCTCACCGGCGAGGGCGAGGGTGACGACGAGTCCCTGCTGATCGATCTGGGCAAGGTCCCGGCCGAGGTCGACAAGATCGTCTTCCCGGTCTCCATCCATGAGGCCGAGGCCAGGCGCCAGACGTTCGGGCAGGTCAGCAATGCCTTCATTCGAGTGGTGAACCAGGCGGACGGCCAGGAGCTGGCCCGCTACGACCTCTCCGAGGACGCCTCCGGCGAGACCGCGATGATCTTCGGCGAGGTCTATCGCTACGGCGGCGAATGGAAGTTCAGGGCCGTGGGGCAGGGGTACGCGTCGGGTCTGCGAGGCATCGCTCTAGACTTCGGAGTCAACGTTTCGTAA
- a CDS encoding DUF475 domain-containing protein — MLLKTFGWSFAITAIGLALAGVLWGWQGLAIVGILSILEISLSFDNAVINAGILRKMNAFWQKIFLTVGILIAVFGMRLVFPVIIVAVTAKMSPIEAVDLAINDKNQYEHLVTAAHPAIAAFGGIFLLMIFLDFIFEERDIRWLGWLEKPLAKLGKLDTFSIVVALIGLLVTATTVATDVAHGGGDKSATVLLSGVAGLLTYLIVGGISGYFEDKLEEEEEDDEDDEADAAGGEVDEGAKAATNAQLNGSGGRGSSGATVVGLAGKAAFFLFLYLEVIDASFSFDGVIGAFAITNDIFEMALGLGIGAMYIRSLTVFLVRRGTLDDYVYLEHGAHYAIGALAVILLVTIKYEINEVITGLVGVVLIAASYWSSVRRNRKEAAAGEDSEAKTEVTSGV; from the coding sequence GTGCTCCTCAAAACCTTTGGTTGGTCGTTCGCCATCACGGCGATCGGTCTGGCCCTGGCCGGCGTCCTCTGGGGGTGGCAGGGGCTCGCCATCGTCGGGATCCTCTCGATCCTGGAGATCTCGCTCTCATTCGACAACGCGGTCATCAACGCGGGCATTCTGCGCAAGATGAACGCCTTCTGGCAGAAGATCTTCCTGACCGTCGGCATCCTGATCGCCGTCTTCGGCATGCGGCTGGTCTTCCCGGTGATCATCGTCGCCGTCACGGCCAAGATGAGCCCCATCGAGGCCGTCGATCTCGCGATCAACGACAAGAACCAGTACGAGCACCTGGTCACGGCGGCGCATCCGGCGATCGCGGCCTTCGGCGGGATCTTCCTGCTGATGATCTTCCTCGACTTCATCTTCGAGGAGCGGGACATCAGGTGGCTGGGGTGGCTGGAGAAGCCGCTCGCCAAGCTGGGCAAGCTGGACACGTTCTCGATCGTGGTCGCCCTGATCGGACTGTTGGTCACCGCCACCACCGTGGCCACCGACGTGGCCCACGGCGGCGGTGACAAGAGCGCCACCGTCCTGTTGTCCGGCGTCGCCGGTCTGCTCACCTATCTGATCGTCGGCGGCATCTCCGGCTACTTCGAGGACAAGCTCGAAGAGGAGGAGGAAGACGACGAGGACGACGAGGCCGACGCGGCCGGGGGCGAGGTCGACGAGGGCGCGAAGGCGGCCACGAACGCCCAGCTCAACGGCAGCGGCGGCCGTGGCTCCAGCGGCGCCACCGTGGTCGGCCTGGCCGGCAAGGCCGCGTTCTTCCTCTTCCTCTACCTCGAGGTCATCGACGCGTCCTTCTCCTTCGACGGGGTCATCGGCGCCTTCGCGATCACCAACGACATCTTCGAGATGGCGCTGGGTCTGGGCATCGGCGCCATGTACATCCGGTCGCTGACCGTCTTCCTGGTCCGCAGGGGCACCCTGGACGACTACGTCTACCTGGAACACGGCGCGCACTACGCGATCGGCGCGCTGGCCGTGATCCTGCTGGTCACGATCAAGTACGAGATCAACGAGGTCATCACCGGCCTGGTGGGCGTGGTGCTGATCGCCGCCTCGTACTGGTCCTCGGTCCGGCGCAACCGTAAGGAGGCGGCCGCCGGGGAGGATTCGGAGGCCAAGACGGAAGTCACCTCCGGAGTCTGA
- a CDS encoding TerD family protein produces the protein MAFWNNWGRSAWRQFDSGDASGVVELTKRHASISLTKQGAATGNLRINLSWQMRTSDFNSRARRGSLRHPLQMFKPEPVQAQGPALVNVDLDLAVMYELKSGSKGVVQPLGEFFGNLNEAPYIKLSGDDRFGSGSGETVYVNMDHKDDIKRLLVFVYIYDGTPAFDRTHGLVTLYPSNGPRVEIALDERAPQARSCAVVLIENVKGEMMVRREVKYVYGFQAELDRLYGWGLQWGRGYKSKV, from the coding sequence ATGGCGTTCTGGAACAACTGGGGACGGTCCGCATGGCGTCAGTTCGACAGCGGTGACGCGTCCGGTGTGGTCGAGCTGACCAAGCGGCATGCGTCGATCTCGCTGACCAAGCAGGGGGCCGCCACCGGCAATCTGCGCATCAACCTCTCCTGGCAGATGCGCACCTCGGACTTCAACAGCAGGGCGAGGCGCGGCTCGCTGCGCCATCCGCTGCAGATGTTCAAGCCCGAGCCGGTGCAGGCCCAGGGACCCGCGTTGGTCAATGTCGACCTCGACCTCGCGGTGATGTACGAGCTGAAGAGCGGCTCCAAGGGCGTGGTGCAGCCGCTGGGCGAGTTCTTCGGCAATCTCAACGAGGCGCCGTATATCAAGCTCAGCGGCGACGACCGGTTCGGCTCCGGGTCCGGTGAGACGGTCTACGTCAACATGGACCACAAGGACGACATCAAGCGACTGCTCGTCTTCGTCTACATCTATGACGGCACCCCCGCCTTCGACCGCACCCACGGCCTGGTCACGCTCTATCCGAGCAATGGGCCGCGGGTGGAGATCGCACTCGACGAGCGTGCCCCGCAGGCGCGCTCCTGCGCCGTCGTGCTGATCGAGAACGTCAAGGGCGAGATGATGGTCCGCCGCGAGGTGAAGTACGTCTACGGCTTCCAGGCGGAGCTGGACCGGCTGTACGGCTGGGGCCTCCAGTGGGGCCGGGGCTACAAGTCCAAGGTGTGA
- a CDS encoding TerD family protein translates to MTQAMLKGSNIPLEATAIRAVLRWTPGTDVPDVDASALLLGPDDRVRSDEDFVFYNQPQHPSGLVRHLPKKPNQDTLTDTIEAELIGLQPEIRRVVIAASADGGTFGQVRDLSLLLYDASPGAPDTADAEPVAIFAVLPDTGKETALICGEVYRRGDGWKFRALGQGYESGLVGLATQYGISVEDGEGGPEDDAAAEPEAIAAPEPAAAPETPAPAPEPAAAATSAPASAPGAPPPPPSDATTQAHPPAYGYPHPVSPDPWDPQRTQPMHPAAAQGDSGYAYVPSQVPPPPPQAPGAGYPQPPAQAPAQPGYGYPQPQPQPQPGYGYPQPPAYGYPQQVQPTGPVPPPPPPIPAQVPDPHFVLPPQGPQFQNR, encoded by the coding sequence ATGACGCAGGCGATGCTGAAGGGATCGAACATCCCGCTGGAGGCCACGGCCATACGCGCGGTGCTGCGCTGGACCCCCGGCACGGACGTACCCGACGTGGACGCCTCGGCGCTGCTGCTGGGGCCGGACGACCGGGTGCGCTCGGACGAGGACTTCGTCTTCTACAACCAGCCGCAGCACCCCTCGGGTCTGGTCCGGCATCTGCCCAAGAAGCCGAACCAGGACACGCTGACGGACACCATCGAGGCCGAGCTGATCGGGCTGCAGCCGGAGATCCGCCGGGTGGTGATCGCGGCGTCCGCCGACGGCGGCACCTTCGGGCAGGTACGGGATCTGAGCCTGCTGCTGTACGACGCCTCACCCGGTGCGCCGGACACGGCGGACGCCGAGCCGGTCGCGATCTTCGCGGTGCTGCCGGACACCGGCAAGGAGACCGCGCTGATCTGCGGTGAGGTCTACCGGCGCGGCGACGGCTGGAAGTTCCGGGCCCTGGGGCAGGGCTATGAGTCCGGGCTGGTCGGGCTGGCCACGCAGTACGGGATCTCGGTGGAGGACGGCGAGGGCGGCCCGGAGGACGACGCCGCGGCCGAGCCGGAGGCCATCGCCGCACCCGAGCCCGCCGCCGCACCCGAAACCCCGGCCCCCGCCCCCGAGCCCGCGGCCGCCGCCACCTCCGCACCCGCTTCGGCCCCCGGCGCTCCGCCCCCGCCACCGTCCGACGCGACGACCCAGGCCCACCCCCCGGCGTACGGCTATCCGCACCCGGTGTCGCCCGACCCCTGGGATCCGCAGCGCACCCAGCCCATGCACCCCGCCGCCGCGCAGGGCGACAGCGGCTACGCCTATGTGCCGTCGCAGGTGCCGCCCCCGCCCCCGCAGGCCCCGGGCGCGGGATATCCGCAGCCGCCCGCCCAGGCCCCGGCGCAGCCCGGCTATGGGTATCCGCAGCCGCAGCCGCAGCCTCAGCCGGGATACGGCTACCCGCAGCCGCCCGCGTACGGCTATCCGCAGCAGGTGCAGCCGACGGGACCGGTGCCGCCGCCCCCGCCGCCGATCCCGGCCCAGGTGCCGGACCCCCATTTCGTCCTGCCGCCGCAGGGGCCGCAGTTCCAGAACAGGTAA